A genomic segment from Propionibacteriaceae bacterium ZF39 encodes:
- the mca gene encoding mycothiol conjugate amidase Mca, producing MSPLPRRTPTGDDLRLLHVHAHPDDESSKGAATTARYVAEGVRVVVATCTGGELGSILNPAMDRPDILANLTAVRRAEMDRARDILGIEQVWLGFQDSGLPEGDPLPPLPEGSFATLDPQVAAEPLVRLIRELKPQVVTTYDEFGGYPHPDHIQTNRITLAAVELAADPNAWPELGEPWQVSKVYYQHTLNKPRAEALHEAMLARGEESPYAERLATWDDTGRAHASRITTSVECADWFGVRDRALLAHATQIDPQGHWFQVPLEVQRAVWPTEEFELVIDHVGARTPETDLFSGIADEEASAAA from the coding sequence ATGAGCCCGCTGCCTCGCCGCACCCCGACCGGGGACGATCTCCGGCTGCTGCATGTGCACGCGCACCCCGATGACGAGTCGAGCAAGGGTGCCGCGACGACGGCCCGCTATGTCGCCGAGGGCGTTCGGGTGGTCGTGGCGACCTGCACCGGCGGCGAACTGGGTTCGATCCTCAACCCGGCCATGGACCGTCCGGACATCCTCGCCAACCTCACCGCCGTCCGGCGTGCCGAGATGGATCGCGCCCGCGACATCCTCGGCATCGAACAGGTCTGGCTCGGCTTCCAGGACTCGGGCCTGCCCGAGGGCGACCCGCTGCCGCCCCTGCCCGAGGGCTCGTTCGCGACGCTGGATCCGCAGGTGGCCGCAGAGCCGCTCGTCCGCCTGATCCGCGAGCTGAAGCCCCAGGTCGTGACGACCTATGACGAGTTCGGCGGCTATCCCCATCCTGACCACATCCAGACCAACCGCATCACCCTGGCGGCCGTGGAGCTGGCGGCCGACCCGAACGCCTGGCCCGAGCTCGGGGAGCCGTGGCAGGTATCGAAGGTCTATTACCAGCACACGTTGAACAAGCCCCGCGCCGAGGCGCTGCACGAGGCCATGCTCGCCCGCGGTGAGGAATCGCCGTACGCCGAGCGCCTCGCCACCTGGGACGACACCGGTCGGGCCCATGCCTCGCGCATCACGACCTCGGTCGAGTGTGCCGACTGGTTCGGCGTACGCGACCGCGCCCTCCTCGCCCACGCGACCCAGATCGATCCGCAGGGGCATTGGTTCCAGGTGCCGCTCGAGGTCCAGCGCGCCGTGTGGCCGACCGAGGAGTTCGAGCTGGTCATCGACCACGTCGGCGCGCGTACGCCCGAAACCGACCTCTTCTCCGGCATCGCCGACGAAGAGGCCAGCGCGGCGGCCTGA
- the holA gene encoding DNA polymerase III subunit delta: MAAAADPFGRVTLVTGPESLLAERAVERAVLAATKSRPDAEIHDVEAVRLEPARLAEMTGASLFATSAVAIIRDLANLPAELHDPVLTLAKDPQPDVALVLVHGGGQKGRGLVDKIKKTKPEVIDCPVPKPSELAGFVVAETKRLRCRMSSDAVKFLIDAVGHDLRALVGAVSQLVADRIDDGEINSEMVKRYFGGRAEVSSFNVADAVLSGHTVEALEQLRWALSTGVPPVLVTSALAGSLRGLGRLQANRSGMGDNDLAREVGVPPWKLRSMRAQLRGWDARGLASAIGHVALADADVKGAADGPEYALERCLLAIASCRRPA, from the coding sequence ATGGCTGCAGCTGCGGACCCGTTCGGCCGGGTCACCCTCGTGACCGGACCCGAGTCCCTGCTGGCCGAGCGCGCGGTCGAGCGGGCAGTGCTCGCGGCCACCAAGTCGAGACCGGACGCCGAGATCCACGATGTCGAGGCGGTGCGTCTTGAACCGGCACGGCTGGCCGAGATGACCGGCGCCTCGCTGTTCGCCACGTCGGCGGTGGCGATCATCCGTGATCTGGCGAACCTGCCGGCCGAGCTCCACGACCCCGTTCTGACCCTGGCCAAGGACCCCCAGCCCGACGTGGCTCTGGTGCTGGTGCATGGCGGTGGCCAGAAGGGCCGGGGGCTCGTCGACAAGATCAAGAAGACCAAGCCGGAAGTGATCGACTGTCCCGTGCCCAAGCCGAGCGAGCTCGCGGGGTTCGTGGTGGCGGAGACCAAGCGGCTCCGCTGCCGGATGTCATCCGATGCGGTCAAGTTCCTCATCGATGCGGTCGGGCATGACCTGCGGGCGCTGGTAGGGGCGGTGAGCCAGCTGGTGGCCGACCGCATCGACGACGGCGAGATCAACAGCGAGATGGTCAAGCGCTACTTCGGCGGTCGCGCCGAGGTGAGCAGCTTCAACGTGGCCGACGCGGTCCTGTCCGGTCACACGGTCGAGGCGCTCGAGCAGCTGCGCTGGGCGTTGAGCACGGGCGTGCCGCCGGTCCTGGTGACCTCGGCGCTGGCCGGCTCCCTGCGGGGGTTGGGGCGGCTGCAGGCCAACCGGTCCGGGATGGGGGACAACGACCTGGCGCGTGAGGTTGGCGTACCTCCGTGGAAACTCAGGTCCATGCGCGCCCAGCTGCGTGGCTGGGATGCCCGCGGACTGGCGAGCGCCATCGGTCACGTGGCGCTTGCCGATGCGGATGTGAAGGGCGCGGCCGACGGGCCGGAGTACGCCCTGGAGCGCTGCCTGTTGGCGATCGCCTCGTGTCGGCGCCCGGCCTGA
- the rpsT gene encoding 30S ribosomal protein S20, translating to MANIKSQMKRNKTNEKARLRNKAVKSEFKTAIRRFNEAAASGDTDKAQDAARKATRLLDKAVSKGVIHRNQAANKKSAVASRAAAL from the coding sequence GTGGCGAACATCAAGTCCCAGATGAAGCGGAACAAGACGAACGAGAAGGCTCGTCTGCGCAACAAGGCTGTGAAGTCCGAGTTCAAGACGGCCATTCGTCGATTCAACGAGGCCGCTGCCTCCGGCGACACCGACAAGGCTCAGGACGCTGCCCGCAAGGCGACCCGGCTCCTCGACAAGGCCGTGAGCAAGGGCGTCATCCATCGCAACCAGGCTGCGAACAAGAAGTCTGCGGTGGCCAGCCGCGCCGCTGCTCTCTGA
- a CDS encoding rhomboid family intramembrane serine protease, with amino-acid sequence MTYANPTPGRRKVETPKGAAIFMVLAVVLLWVLEAIDTVLLGALDKLGIHAQEPMGWVGIFFAPFLHAGFGHLIANSLPLLVLGFLILVGRGGALRFFWSTIVSVVASGIAAWILTPAHHVVVGASGVVFGWLTYLMARGFFARDIRSIAISILVFLVYGSVLFGVFPTQAGVSWQAHLGGAIGGVFAAWVMHRRATRKFETVSGL; translated from the coding sequence ATGACCTACGCCAATCCCACCCCCGGTCGACGCAAGGTCGAGACCCCCAAGGGGGCGGCGATCTTCATGGTGTTGGCCGTCGTCCTGCTCTGGGTCCTCGAAGCGATCGACACGGTCCTGCTCGGCGCACTCGACAAGCTCGGCATCCACGCCCAGGAACCCATGGGTTGGGTGGGCATCTTCTTCGCCCCCTTCCTCCACGCGGGCTTCGGGCATCTCATTGCGAACTCCCTCCCCCTCCTCGTCCTCGGCTTCCTGATCCTTGTCGGCCGTGGTGGCGCGCTGCGCTTCTTCTGGTCCACGATCGTGTCGGTCGTGGCCTCGGGCATTGCGGCCTGGATCCTGACCCCCGCGCACCACGTCGTCGTCGGCGCGTCGGGCGTGGTGTTCGGCTGGTTGACCTATCTGATGGCCCGCGGCTTCTTCGCCCGTGACATCAGGTCGATCGCGATCTCGATCCTCGTGTTCCTCGTCTATGGCTCCGTGCTCTTCGGCGTGTTCCCGACCCAGGCCGGGGTCTCCTGGCAGGCCCATCTGGGTGGCGCCATCGGTGGCGTCTTCGCCGCCTGGGTCATGCATCGTCGCGCGACCCGGAAGTTCGAGACCGTCAGCGGCCTGTGA
- the lepA gene encoding translation elongation factor 4 translates to MAPTVPTAGHTDPAIIRNFCIIAHIDHGKSTLADRMLQLTGLVDDRSMRAQYLDRMDIERERGITIKSQAVRMPYEKDGQPYVLNMIDTPGHVDFTYEVSRSLEACEGAVLLVDAAQGIEAQTLANLYLAIDADLHIIPVLNKIDLPSAQPEKYAAEIAGIIGCDPSEVLKVSAKTGEGVRELLDHIVAEIPAPVGDAEAPARALIFDSVYDTYRGVVTYVRVVDGELSHRERILMMSTKATHEVLEVGVISPEPKKVDRLAVGETGYLITGVKEVRQSRVGDTVTSAVRPASEALSGYQHPNPMVYAGLYPIDGDDFPVLREALEKLQLNDAALTYEPETSGALGFGFRIGFLGLLHMEIVRERLEREFNLDLISTAPNVVYRVIMEDGSEHIVTNPSEYPTSGKIAEVHEPVVKATILAPAEYIGTILELCQTRRGIQQGLDYLSEDRVEIRYELPLAEIVFDFFDALKSRTKGYASLDYDEAGEQAADLVKVDILLHGDPVDAFSAIVHKDKAYAYGIAMAGKLKELIPRQQFEVPIQAAIGARVIARETIRAIRKDVLAKCYGGDISRKRKLLEKQKEGKKRMKMVGRVEVPQEAFVAALSTGEGGGKDKGEKK, encoded by the coding sequence ATGGCCCCGACTGTTCCCACCGCCGGCCACACCGATCCGGCGATCATCCGCAACTTCTGCATCATCGCTCACATCGACCACGGCAAGTCCACTCTGGCCGACCGGATGCTGCAGTTGACCGGCCTCGTGGACGATCGGTCGATGCGTGCGCAATATCTCGACCGGATGGACATCGAGCGCGAGCGCGGCATCACGATCAAGTCGCAGGCGGTGCGGATGCCGTATGAGAAGGACGGCCAGCCCTATGTGCTGAACATGATCGACACACCGGGTCACGTCGACTTCACCTATGAGGTGTCGCGGTCGCTGGAGGCGTGCGAGGGCGCGGTGCTGCTGGTGGACGCGGCCCAGGGGATCGAGGCCCAGACGCTCGCCAACCTCTATCTGGCCATCGACGCGGACCTCCACATCATCCCGGTGCTCAACAAGATCGACCTGCCGAGCGCGCAGCCGGAGAAGTACGCCGCAGAGATCGCGGGCATCATCGGCTGCGACCCGAGTGAAGTGCTCAAGGTCAGCGCCAAGACAGGCGAAGGCGTACGCGAACTCCTCGACCACATCGTCGCGGAGATTCCGGCTCCGGTCGGCGATGCCGAGGCTCCCGCCCGTGCGCTGATCTTCGACTCGGTCTATGACACCTATCGCGGTGTCGTCACCTATGTGCGGGTCGTCGACGGTGAGCTGTCCCACCGCGAGCGCATCCTGATGATGTCGACCAAGGCGACCCACGAGGTCCTCGAGGTCGGCGTGATCTCGCCCGAGCCCAAGAAAGTCGACCGACTGGCGGTGGGCGAGACCGGCTATCTGATCACGGGTGTGAAGGAAGTCCGCCAGTCCCGTGTCGGTGACACGGTCACCTCGGCGGTCCGTCCCGCGAGCGAGGCGCTGTCGGGCTATCAGCACCCGAATCCGATGGTGTATGCCGGGCTCTATCCGATCGACGGCGACGACTTCCCTGTCCTGCGCGAGGCGCTGGAGAAGCTCCAGCTCAACGATGCGGCGCTGACCTATGAGCCCGAGACCTCGGGGGCCTTGGGGTTCGGATTCCGCATCGGCTTCCTCGGCCTGCTCCACATGGAGATCGTGCGCGAGCGGCTGGAGCGTGAGTTCAACCTCGACCTCATCTCGACCGCGCCCAACGTGGTCTATCGCGTGATCATGGAGGATGGGTCCGAACACATCGTCACCAATCCGAGCGAATATCCGACCTCCGGCAAGATCGCCGAGGTCCATGAGCCGGTGGTGAAGGCGACGATTCTGGCGCCGGCCGAATACATCGGCACGATCCTCGAGCTCTGCCAGACCCGCCGCGGCATCCAGCAGGGACTCGATTATCTGTCCGAGGACCGGGTCGAGATCCGCTATGAGTTGCCGCTGGCCGAGATCGTGTTCGACTTCTTCGATGCGCTGAAGTCGCGGACCAAGGGTTATGCGTCGCTCGACTATGACGAGGCGGGGGAGCAGGCGGCGGACCTCGTGAAGGTCGACATCCTCCTGCATGGCGATCCGGTCGATGCCTTCTCGGCGATCGTGCACAAGGACAAGGCGTACGCCTATGGCATCGCCATGGCCGGCAAGCTCAAGGAACTCATCCCGAGGCAGCAGTTCGAGGTGCCGATCCAGGCTGCCATCGGCGCCCGCGTGATCGCCCGCGAGACCATCCGCGCCATCCGCAAGGACGTGCTCGCGAAGTGTTATGGCGGTGACATCTCCCGCAAGCGGAAGCTGCTCGAGAAGCAGAAGGAAGGCAAGAAGCGGATGAAGATGGTCGGCCGCGTCGAGGTGCCCCAGGAGGCCTTTGTCGCCGCGCTGTCCACCGGTGAAGGCGGTGGCAAGGACAAGGGCGAGAAGAAGTGA
- a CDS encoding nucleosidase, producing the protein MTRPLVLVAHAAEAAHLPDDLDLVLTGVGMVQAAYATTRAILERAPRTEQRAELLVVNLGSVGALHAHLEGIHEPSAVINRDVDEDMLRALGFTPHNRIALDGDGPVLGTGDAFVAGGPARELLLDRCELVDMEGFAIAYACRELGVRLRMIKHVSDAADERALAWVDLVDLSAQALARAYADRVF; encoded by the coding sequence GTGACGCGCCCCCTCGTCCTGGTCGCCCATGCCGCCGAAGCGGCTCATCTGCCCGACGATCTCGACCTGGTCCTGACCGGCGTCGGCATGGTCCAGGCGGCGTACGCGACCACGCGCGCCATCCTCGAACGCGCTCCTCGCACTGAGCAGCGGGCCGAGCTGCTCGTCGTGAATCTCGGCAGCGTAGGTGCCCTGCACGCCCATCTCGAGGGCATCCACGAACCGTCCGCGGTGATCAACCGCGATGTCGATGAGGACATGCTGCGGGCCCTTGGATTCACGCCCCACAATCGCATCGCGCTCGACGGGGACGGACCCGTCCTCGGCACCGGCGATGCGTTCGTCGCCGGCGGGCCGGCGCGCGAACTGCTCCTCGACCGCTGCGAGCTGGTCGACATGGAGGGCTTCGCGATTGCGTACGCCTGCCGGGAGTTGGGCGTGCGCCTCCGCATGATCAAACATGTCTCCGACGCGGCCGACGAGCGGGCGCTGGCGTGGGTCGACCTTGTCGATCTGTCTGCCCAGGCGCTCGCCAGGGCGTACGCTGACCGGGTCTTCTAG
- a CDS encoding CPBP family intramembrane glutamic endopeptidase: protein MTPPLPPAESLGAPARSEVESDPSFTGPADRGPGSGTATRLDYAGLPLLGRRWWKPFASVVILVWAWVTLSTVVVFGFGLCGFLIHGDPGHFLRDAVTEPMVVTPSLLLLMNLILACGIPATFIAARIVHGLRPGFVNSVAGKFRWGLAGRLALLLLPVFVLNLVVQMALSGGFRPNVDPRILAFLIVVWLTTPLQCAGEEYVFRSWFLQNLGGLFRHPVVRWAVPIVPSSLLFAALHGSMHPWILVDLTLFAAAAALIVWRTGGMEAAVVLHSLNNVLVIHLTLVFGGLQEAFVSEESTGSLVSVLFTVVSQGLCVALVWWWAKRRGVQRDTLADPRVPRRQGHVVRR, encoded by the coding sequence ATGACGCCACCCCTGCCCCCTGCTGAATCCCTCGGAGCCCCCGCCCGGTCCGAGGTCGAGTCTGATCCATCGTTCACTGGTCCGGCCGACCGCGGGCCCGGGTCAGGGACGGCGACTCGGCTCGACTACGCAGGTCTCCCCTTGTTGGGTCGGCGCTGGTGGAAGCCGTTCGCGTCGGTCGTGATCCTCGTCTGGGCCTGGGTGACCCTCTCGACGGTCGTGGTGTTCGGATTCGGCCTATGTGGATTCCTGATCCATGGCGACCCCGGACATTTCCTGCGCGATGCGGTCACCGAGCCGATGGTCGTCACCCCCAGCCTCCTCCTGCTGATGAACCTGATCCTCGCCTGTGGCATCCCCGCCACCTTCATCGCCGCCCGGATCGTGCACGGCCTTCGACCCGGGTTCGTGAACTCCGTGGCGGGGAAGTTTCGGTGGGGGCTGGCGGGCCGGCTCGCCCTGCTCCTGCTGCCCGTGTTCGTCCTGAACCTGGTCGTCCAGATGGCTCTGTCGGGTGGCTTCCGGCCGAATGTCGATCCCCGGATTCTCGCCTTCCTCATCGTGGTGTGGCTGACCACGCCTCTGCAGTGCGCTGGCGAGGAGTATGTGTTCCGCAGCTGGTTCCTGCAGAACCTCGGCGGCCTCTTCCGTCACCCGGTGGTGCGGTGGGCCGTGCCGATCGTGCCCTCATCCCTGCTGTTCGCGGCGCTCCACGGCAGCATGCACCCGTGGATCCTCGTCGACCTCACTCTCTTCGCCGCGGCCGCCGCGCTGATCGTCTGGCGCACCGGCGGCATGGAGGCCGCCGTCGTCCTCCATTCGTTGAACAACGTGCTGGTCATTCACCTCACGCTGGTGTTCGGTGGGCTGCAGGAAGCGTTTGTCAGCGAAGAGTCGACCGGAAGCCTGGTCAGTGTGCTGTTCACCGTCGTCAGTCAGGGGCTGTGTGTGGCGCTCGTCTGGTGGTGGGCCAAACGCCGCGGAGTGCAGAGGGACACGCTGGCCGATCCGCGCGTGCCACGCCGACAAGGGCACGTCGTTCGGCGGTGA